GGGAAGTCTTGCCGCCCGACCCTTGCTGCGTGGGGAGGTGATGTGCCGGACAGCGTCGAAGCTCGAGATGTTCCCCCCCGACCAGAGCCGTCCGCCATCGAACGCCGAGGCTTCATGCGCATCGTCAGTGGCGCCGGTGCGGCCATCATCGGCGTCCTGGTCGGCGTGCCGGTGCTCGGCTCATTCATTTCGCCGGTTCTCCAGACGAAGAAAACGCAGGACTGGATCAAGGTCGCCGACGATACGGCGACGCTCGACATCGGCGTTCCGATTCGCGTCGACTTCGTCGTGTCGCAGGACGACGCGTGGATCGAGAGCCGTGCGCTCATGAGCGTGTGGCTCTACACCGAAGACGGCGACACGTTCAAGGCGTACAATGGACACTGTACGCACTTGGGCTGCGGGTACATGCTCGCTCCCGACAAGAAGACGTTCGCGTGTCCGTGCCATCGTGGTCAGTTCGACGTGAAGACGGGAGCGGTGCTGGCCGGCCCGCCCCCGCGCCCGCTCGACGAGCTCGAGGTCCAGATTCGTGACGCCGCGGTCTACGTCCGATATCGCGACTTCCGGCTTGGCGTCCCCGAACGTGTGGAAGCCTGAGGGTGAACGGGCTCACGCGCTGGATCGACGAACGCATCGATCTGGCCGGCATCAAACGCGATCTCCTCGACCGCAAGATGCCCGGCGGCCTCACCTGGTGGCATACGCTCGGCAGCGCGACGCTAACGGTGTTCCTCGTTCAGGTCGCGACGGGCATCGCGCTGGCGATGTGGTACTCGCCCCCGGCAGCGGCACGTTCTCGGCCGCCGCCGAGCTTGGACCGCGGTCCTATACGACGCGTCCGGATTCGCTGTCGCTCGGCAAGTTTCAGGAATATCGCGATCTCAAGGGAAACGACAGGTCGTCGGTGCTTCTCGAGC
The nucleotide sequence above comes from Gemmatimonadaceae bacterium. Encoded proteins:
- a CDS encoding Rieske (2Fe-2S) protein, which produces MRIVSGAGAAIIGVLVGVPVLGSFISPVLQTKKTQDWIKVADDTATLDIGVPIRVDFVVSQDDAWIESRALMSVWLYTEDGDTFKAYNGHCTHLGCGYMLAPDKKTFACPCHRGQFDVKTGAVLAGPPPRPLDELEVQIRDAAVYVRYRDFRLGVPERVEA